The genome window CTTTCAGTTACCGTATTGGGTGGATAATTTGCTTCCACATAATCTGGATATAATGCATATTgagaagaatttcttggagaatcTCTTGTGGACACTGTTGGGGATGGGCAAGACAAATGATGACATTAATGCTCGATATGATCTAAAAGAAATGGGGATAAGAAAGGCACTTCACCCACAATCTAAGGGTGACAAAGTGTTTCTTCCACCTGCATGCTTCACAATGAGcaaagatgaaaaagaaattttttgtaATGTGCTAAAAACTGTCAAGGTCCCTGATGGTTATGCATCAAACATTTCGAGGTGTGTGAATATTAAAGAACGACAAATCTCTGGGTTAAAGAGTCATGATTGTCACATATTAATGCAACAATTGTTATCCATTGCTGTGATAAGAATATTGCCTAAACATGTTTGCAGAATTATCATTGAGTTACGAGATATATTTAGGCAATTATACTCGAAAGTGCTTACTGTAGCAGATTGTGAAACTTTGGAGGACTGTACTCCACTGGCCCTTTGTGAACTTGAGAAGATGTTTCCACCTCCATTTTTCAATATCATGGagcatttgcttgttcacttgCCTGAAGAGGCGAAACTTGGTGGACCATTTCAATTTCGGTCTATGTATCCTATTGAGAGGTAAAAGATTATCAACTTAATCTATGTACATTGAAAAATCACCACCGATATTAATATAAATTCTATGCATAGGTATCTGTGTACTTTGAAAAATTATGTACGGAGTCGAAGTCACCCTGAAGGTTCAATAGCAGAGGGCTACTTGGCGGAAGAATGTATGGCATTCTGTTCCATGTACTTGGACAATATTGAATCAAAGTTGAATCGCCCACCTAGGAACTATGAAGATGAATATTTAAATAGACAGATTGGCCGTCCCTTAGGAAAAGAAGAGGTCATCTATTTAGATGATGTCTCTTGGGTTCAAGCTCATCGTTATGTTCTTGGAAATCTTGAAACTGTTGATCCTTTTCGCAGGTAAGTTCACAGTTTATCAAACTTAATCAATAACTCATGAATTATTGCTTTCATTAAAGTATTTAATGACTAATGTAGGGACCATAAGCATTTGCTAAAACTGGAAAAACCACGCATGTCAAACTATGAAAGGGAGAAAATTCATAGTGAAACATTTTACAAGTGGTTTAAGAAGCATGTAAGTTTTAAATTCAGTAGTGAATTTAATTGAGCTTCATTTTCATATATTTAATATTCTCTAGAGTTAACATACAATAACAGTTTTTGTTCAAAACTTGTAGGTTGCAGATTTGGAAAAATCTAATAGTTGCCATGATTATTATAAAGAAATTGCTTATTTGGCTGCTGGTCCTGATAAGTGGGCAAAAAGCTATTCTGGTTACATTGTTAATGGTTTTCGTTTCCATACTAAGAAGCGTGAGATGAGAAGGCAAACTCAAAATAGTGGTGTATTTGTGAATGCTAGTGCCAATAGTTTCGCTAGTACAAAGGATAAGAACCCTATATCTGGAATTTTAGAATACTATGGGGTCTTAGTGGATATTGTTGAGTTGAGATACTCAAATGACATTAAATTTGTGATGTTCAAGTGTGATTGGGTTGATAACGTCATTGGAATGAAACAAGATGAACACAACTTCACACTTGTTAACTTTGATCATATATTGTACAAGCAAAACACGAAGAATGATGAGCCTTTCATCCTGGCCTCTCAAGCACAGCAAGCTTGGTATGCTCGGGATGCATTGGAACCTGAATGGAATATAGTTGTCAAGATGACCCCTCGAGATCTTTTCATTATTGATCCAGAAATTAACATATGTGAAGATATCCAGGATGAGCATTCTGCTTGGCAACATGTTAATAACAATAATTCTGAGGATAGTAATGTTTCATGGGTTAGGGAAGGTGTTGATGGAGTTATACTTGATGCACAAACTACAAAATCCAAGGCACACGTTGCTGAAGTTGATGATGGATTCTTCTCTGATGAGGATAATCTAGGGATTGACAATACGATTGATGATacaagtgatgatgatgatttttttgaTAAAGCCCAACAAGGAGACAAGGCTGATGATTGACTCTAATTTTGGAATATAATCCTAACATTTTGTTAGATGAAGTTTAGATATGCCAATATTAGATGAAGTTACTGATTAGTATGAAAAATATTAATTGTGGGATCATTTTCACTGCCTTGGATGTCAATTTATAATTCCTTATGTTCATATTAGTCTCCTTGATAACCTgcattctacttttttttttagcaggTTGGTAATGCTGGATTTACCTTATGTTCAATTTATGATTCCTTATGTTCATATTAGCAAGTTGGTAATGTTGGTTTCATTGGGTTATAGTTCCTTAATATGTATATGTTCTTTGTGTTTACAGATTTTAGAAACTTAAACTCCAAAAGTAAGATGATACAACACTCTCTTGCTGAATTATGTGATTGGTTTCTGAAAAAAGCCAGTAAAATTAATCATCTTACTTAACTTTGCCTTCAAAAATCAGAAGCTGCTTTTATAGGTTTTCCATGGCACCAAGTAAGAAGGGGCCCCGCAAAGTTGTTGGGCCAATGTCCGGAGCGCATATTGAGTCCACTAATAGTTTGAACCCTGTTTCACAGTCAAGCTCTCAATCTTATCAGACTTGCCCCAGTCATTATTCAAAGCCTCCAGCACATAAATTCATTGGGGCAATGCCTGGAATACGCATAGACCCTACATCTAGCTCAAACTCTGTTTCTCGACCTAATTGTCAAGCGAAATCACATGACTccaattcaaattcaaactcaGCTTCTAGCTTTATTGCTGCTTCTCAGTTCAACTCTAAAGCCAATTCACATCAGTTGAACTCCAAGGCTGATTCTCAACTAAATTCCCATCCTAATTCACATATCGGTCAAGGCTTTCATTCTCAACCACTAGTAGACCATCGTGAGCAACCAGATTCCTTTGATAACAATGATTCTGAAGCTGGATCAGGTTCTTCATATGATTCAGAAGACATAGAGGATGTCTTTGATGGTActtttgatgatgatgattctaGTGAAGAAAGTcggttggaaaagaaaagattaccACAAATAGTTTTGAGTCTAGCATTCCTTATTATAAGCTTTGTATaatattcataaaaaaaattatatgaatcacaattttttcttttgtatgtgtatgtgttttttGTACACAGGAGACAATAGTGGTAGAGGACTAGCCAGACGAAGTGCTGGTTGGGGTGGTGGAAAGAAATTGGAGTTAGTTTGGAATGCACGGGGTCAAGTAATTGGTCCTAATGCTACACAGTATATAAGTCAAGTAGGAATCTTAGTAAAGGATGGTAATAAATTACCACTCACGTACACAGATTGGAGGGCCATGCCTGAAGGATCTAAGGAGAGATTTTGGGAAGATATTAAGGTATTTTGACTCACTATCAAAGTtagcaacatttttttttctttttatttcatacAATCTTGTAGCTTGTGAATGtttaaacttttgttttgtaatttttgataGAGAAATACAAATATTGATGATACATGCAAGAAAGTACAAATGATAAGGGTCAGCAAATTGTGGAGAAATTGGAAATCAAAAGTCAAGAGCATGTATTTCACTCCTTATAGGAGGCACAGGTCATGGCTATTAGCACACTGTCCTGCAAGAGTTGAGGAGGATCAATGGCCTATTTTGGTTGATTATTGGAGCTCAGAAGATGTCAAGGCATGTATTTATTGTCACATCTCCTTTGCTTTTGAATTAAATTCTAGTGCTATTATGATTTTGATGTGTTGTTAACTacctttttctgttttgtacaTAATTAGAAGCAAAGCAAGATTAATAGCAAGAAtcgaaaaaaacaaaagatgccACATCGAACAGGGCGAAAAGATCATGTGAACCTCAGGGAAGAGGTATATTAAATTCTAATGCTTATGTTTCTAGCAATTTTTTCTGGAACATAGTCTTATTTAGAAATATTAACACTTTAGTTTGTACATTGAATATGTGGCAGCTTCGGATTAAAACTGGAAAAGAGCCTTCGAAACTAGACGTTTTTATTCATTCAagacaaggaaaacaaatggatgagttGACTTCACAAACAATTGTAAGAATAGCTTTTAGTCACTTTTTATTGGTTTTACTTCATAAATAATTCTTTCTGTTGTCTGTTTTTCAATTTAGGCAACTATGAATGAGGAAATACAAAAACTGCCAGAGACATCCAGGGATgataattttgtgaaagatATACTCTATGAAAATATTCTTGGACCTGAAAAACCAGGTCGTCTTCGAACTTATGGGGTAGGTGCGACTCCAAAAGACGTGTATAGGATGTCAGATAACATGAATGCTGGACAAAAGAAAGCATTTGAGGATGCAGTGAATGAGAAAGTGGAAATCATACGTGGTGAACTACGAGAAGAAATGAATTCGAAATTGGCAGATTTTAAGGAGGAGTTGATTGCTCAATTTGAAGCAAGAATGGTTTGGGATAACTATTTGGTTAAATATTAtagtttttctaatttttttattgctttaGTTACTATTGATCTTTGTTCCTCCAGAGGGCATCCACATGTGACTTGGCATCActccaaagaaaagaaatgaatgcAGCAAAACAATCTCAAATTTCGAACTCATTAGAGGTTGTATATTAATTCATACAATTCGATTTTGTGTTCAAACTCTCTGAAATATCAGCAGCTATGgcctgattttcttttcttcacacTTTGTTGATAATGTAACAGGTTGGTGATAGAATGAACAGGGAAGTTGGAACAAATGATGCTGAAATGTACAAGGAAGTTGGAACAAATGATGCTGAAATAAACAAGtgtgaaatgaataaaaaagtTTCTTCAATTGCTGATATTCTTGAGGTATAGTATGCGTACTTTGAGTTGGTCCTTCTATAGATGACCAATTTTGCTGAGTTCCttgttgatattgaattgtgcaTGACTTCCTTGTTGATGACTATTTGTGCGTGAGCTCCTTGTTGATATTTAATTGACTAGTCTTTTGTTATACCAGAACCATCatacaaagaagaaaaggagcagGACTACTTGCAAACGACTTGCTTGAGGTACTGGAAAAGTTTCTGGAAATAACTCTATTCTGTCAAGTTTTCCATTGAGTATTTGTATGATTGGGAAGACGAGCTGTTTTTGTTAAGATTTAGCCAGCTATTTATGGGACATAATGTAGTAGAAGTGGTCTTAATTTTCAGTATCTGTGAACAGCCACGGATTTAAGGGGGGGCtggtgggggcttaagccccccccaagccgccggaaaaccccctatatatagGGGATTCCGGCGGCCATTGGTTTAGATTTTGGTAATAATACTAACTGGAAGAAATCCCTAGTATGAAAGTCGTAAGGTGAAATTCTAGAGAAGAATTGAAGCGGGGGTTAATTTATATGCTAGTATATGATCAGATAGCTTTGGATTTGAGCGAGGACATCAGCATTGGGAATGTCTTTTTATACTTGGCCGAGTGAGAACGAGACAAGAAGGTTCCTGGCTAAGAGGATGAAGAATTCATGGGCAATATGCCAGCTTGATAACGCGACGTTAAATTAATGGATGGGTGTGGTGCTTTCATTATTTGGGTGCTTCTTAACTGGCCTGGTCCCCAAAGTGGACATTGACCTTTTGTATGGAATTTATGGCAATTGAGGTGGTTTCCAGTCTGTGCAGAATTGAGTAGTAATGCTGGATGGGCAGCCTAAAGTCAAGAAAGTTCCAAATATCCAGCTTTGTTTAGTTTGAGTACGTCAAGTCTTTGCCCACTGCAAATGGAACTTCTCAAAGTCTTTCCCATTCTCTCTTTTGGAGACCTTATTACATTTTGTGAATGAATTTGAAGTTTTAGCAGTTATTGCTTAGTCTAAGTGGCATGGATCACAATTGGATCAAGACTGTATTCTGTACACAAGCTAGACACATAGTACATTGTAATGTTCTTTTCTGTTGTTCAACTTGTCATTATTTTTCTATTCCTGAGTAAACCATCTGTGTTTACTTTTCCTCTCAAGCAGGTGTTAAGCTTTACAAAGTCGTCATATTTTAccaaactgaaaaaaaaatgcacttttaGTTCTCAAGatttaaaagttaaaataaattacTATTTCTAGTTCtcaaccttaaaaaaaaaaagaattgaattaTTCGAGTGCAACAACTACCAATACTTCAAGTGTTAATCAATAACAAATTTTTgggtatgtataattatatgtttttattatttttataattattgattctaaattttacttattaaatatatttatttcgtcacaaaaaaatttttttaatacacttcagcccccccaaaaataaatttctggctCTGTCCCTGTCTGTGAAAAGGTTGAATTACAAATTCCGTTTCAGTATCTATTGTTATATTAACGTTTTCTTCATGCTTAATGGGCTGGGGTTATATGAGCAGGGGACTAATAGAATACACTTTGCAGCCCTGGACTTGATGGTACATTGGAAGCATGCGGATTGGGAGATATGAAGATGTTTTTGAGAGATGTATGATGAAGTGCTGTACTTTTGAATTCAAGCACATTTTGGAATATATGAAACATCTTGTAATTGGAGCGAACAATATTAAATGATAAAGTTTGTAGAATTTGACTAAAACAATGTATGGTACTTTATTCTAGTGTATTGTGGAACTATATTTTGTTATAATATTCGATTTTAGGATGTTTGAGCATGATAATTATTGTACcatgaaaaaattgatttctgGTCTTTATATTGGTGACTTTTTTGCGACGCAAGTTTTTGTCGCATGACATTGTGGACATTTTGTAGCGCATTTTTTGTGCCGCAAGTAGAGTTGTGACACTCAAATTGGCGTCGCAAAGAGTGATGCAAATGCATGTGACATGTTGAAAAATTGTGTCGTTTTCTTTTGTAACGGCTACTTTTGTGGCACAATTTAATTCCGTCACATTTGTGCCGCAAAAAGGTTTTCGCGGCGGTTTTTGGACTTTTTGCAGCATATTTCTGGCGTCGTGAAAAGTCAGTTTTCTTGTAGTGTTGGTTTCCAAGGAAAAACATCCTACCAAACTTTTGTTTAGATCACCTCAATAGATTTTTTTCCTCATGAAACACTACTGTTTTACTGATTAGTTTGCCCAAtctttatttcttcttcttttttctttttttgggtggtGGTAAGGGATCAATGAAAAGCAAAAGCACCAAAGTAATGACATAACCAAATATATGAATTGGAGGGGTTGAATccagaatataaaataaaaaaaaaggatatgcAGACATTTCCTGTTgcaatcaccatttttcttggtAAAAGATTCCTACGTATAGATACtttaattttatgaaattttttctTGTAAACATCTCTATATCTTTGCAGCTGTAGGACTCAGTACACCATCATTTGGTCCAAATCGAGTCTCCCCGGCAAAAACTAGCTTCTATgcaccacacacacacacacacatattaaaaagggttaattccactttgtacccccaaattttggacgattactcacttcagtccct of Coffea arabica cultivar ET-39 chromosome 5c, Coffea Arabica ET-39 HiFi, whole genome shotgun sequence contains these proteins:
- the LOC113689785 gene encoding uncharacterized protein — translated: MHIEKNFLENLLWTLLGMGKTNDDINARYDLKEMGIRKALHPQSKGDKVFLPPACFTMSKDEKEIFCNVLKTVKVPDGYASNISRCVNIKERQISGLKSHDCHILMQQLLSIAVIRILPKHVCRIIIELRDIFRQLYSKVLTVADCETLEDCTPLALCELEKMFPPPFFNIMEHLLVHLPEEAKLGGPFQFRSMYPIERYLCTLKNYVRSRSHPEGSIAEGYLAEECMAFCSMYLDNIESKLNRPPRNYEDEYLNRQIGRPLGKEEVIYLDDVSWVQAHRYVLGNLETVDPFRRDHKHLLKLEKPRMSNYEREKIHSETFYKWFKKHVADLEKSNSCHDYYKEIAYLAAGPDKWAKSYSGYIVNGFRFHTKKREMRRQTQNSGVFVNASANSFASTKDKNPISGILEYYGVLVDIVELRYSNDIKFVMFKCDWVDNVIGMKQDEHNFTLVNFDHILYKQNTKNDEPFILASQAQQAWYARDALEPEWNIVVKMTPRDLFIIDPEINICEDIQDEHSAWQHVNNNNSEDSNVSWVREGVDGVILDAQTTKSKAHVAEVDDGFFSDEDNLGIDNTIDDTSDDDDFFDKAQQGDKADD
- the LOC113689283 gene encoding uncharacterized protein is translated as MNHNFFFCMCMCFLYTGDNSGRGLARRSAGWGGGKKLELVWNARGQVIGPNATQYISQVGILVKDGNKLPLTYTDWRAMPEGSKERFWEDIKRNTNIDDTCKKVQMIRVSKLWRNWKSKVKSMYFTPYRRHRSWLLAHCPARVEEDQWPILVDYWSSEDVKKQSKINSKNRKKQKMPHRTGRKDHVNLREELRIKTGKEPSKLDVFIHSRQGKQMDELTSQTIATMNEEIQKLPETSRDDNFVKDILYENILGPEKPGRLRTYGVGATPKDVYRMSDNMNAGQKKAFEDAVNEKVEIIRGELREEMNSKLADFKEELIAQFEARMVWEVGTNDAEINKCEMNKKVSSIADILENHHTKKKRSRTTCKRLA